DNA from Gephyromycinifex aptenodytis:
GCAGCGCCTCGACCGGGTCTTCCTCAACCTCGGCATCCTCGCCGTCGGTGAGTTCACCCGCGGGGTCAGCATCAGGGTCGGCTTCGACCTCGGCAGGGTCTGCATCGGGCTCGTCCTCGCCACCCTCGGGAGCGGCTTCGGTGGGCTCATCGAGCTCTGCATCGGTCTCGGCGCTGGCGTCGGGCGAGTCTTCGGCGAGATCGCGCGACTGCGAGGTCTGCCCCGATTCACCCTCATCGGCGCTGACCGTCGCCTCATCCACGGCGATCTCGGTGCTTGCTTCCACGCCTGCAGCATCGGCGCTGATCCGGTCAGCCTCCGACGTCGACTCATCTGGCGTGGGCTCAACCGAGGCGGCCTCGGATTCCTGGCCGTCCGCGAACTCCGGCTGATCACTCACGTGCGCACTCACTTCCTGCTCTTCGTCGGTGTGGTCGTCCCAGAGCCTACGAGGCTACGGGTTGCTGGCGAGGCCTGGTCGGCCTGCGGGCATCAGGACCCTGCGAACACCCAGAAGACCAGCTTCGTGAACAGGGTGTCGAGTCCGAGAACGAAAAGCATGATGACCACGACGAAAACGATGACGACCGTTGTGTACGTAGTCAGTTCTTTGCGCGTCGGTCGAACGACCTTGCGCATCTCGTCCAGGACCTGACTGATGAACAGCCCGATCGCGCCGAAGAAGCGAGACACCACGTTGCCGTCTCGGTTCCGGCGTGCAGGCGCAGGCATGGCCTGGCGTGCCGTCGTGGAGCCGTTGCTGCTCACAGTGCCTCTTCTCATTCCGCCCGTCATGCCACGGCGTTCGAGCTGAGTGCTGTGGCCTCGGGTCCTTCCTTCTGACGAACATGTACGCGCAGGGCAGGAGGGACTCGAACCCCCAACCGCCGGTTTTGGAGACCGGTGCTCTACCAATTGAGCCACTGCCCTACGGGTGACGGCGAGCGCGACGGATCGCGCTGAACGAGCACCCAGACGAAGAGCATACGGCAGGGGCGCCACCCAAGGCCAACCGCCCCATCCAGCACCCTCGCTCAGCCGTGGCACGAACCCGCCCGCTCGTGTGCCTGGGGTAGGCAACGGGGCGCGGTCAGGAGCTGCTCGCCGACAGGCGACACTGGAGTGCATGAGCAGGCCCGTGCACCGTCTCCCCAAAGCGCATCTCCACCTGCACTTCACCGGGTCGATGCGGTTCATCACCCTGCTTGAACTCGCTGACCTCCATGGAGTGCGCCTCCCGCGGGCCCTGGTGGATGACTGGCCCCCGACCCTGAGCGGGCGGGATGAACGCGGATGGTTTCGTTTCCAGCGCCTCTACGACGCCGCCCGCTCCTGCGTGCGCTCCGAGCAGGACATGCGCCGGATCGTGCGGGAGGCCGCGCAGGACGACGCTGCCGAAGGCTCCGCCTGGCTGGAGATGCAAGTCGACCCCACCAGCTACGCGCCGCACGTCGGGGGACTGATCCCGGCGCTGGAGATTGTGTTGGACGAGGCGAAGGTTGCCTCTGCTGAGGAGGGAATCGGGGTCGGAATCATCGTCGCCGCCAGCCGCACCCGCCATCCCCTGGACGCCCGGACACTCGCCCGCCTGGCCGCTCGTTACGCAGGCGACGAGCCCGGCAGCGTCGTCGGTTTCGGGCTGAGCAACGACGAACGCCGCGGGCATGTCGAGGACTTCGCGCACGCTTTCCGCATCGCGCGCAAAGCGGGGCTGGCCCTGGTGCCGCACGGCGGTGAGTTGCTGGGCCCCGAAGCCGTACGCGCGACTCTGGACAGCATCCATCCCGACCGGATCGGGCATGGGGTGCGCAGTGTCGAGGACCCAGCGCTGTTGCACGAATTGGCGCAGCGCGGTGTCACCTTGGAGGTTTGCCCCGGCAGCAACGTGGGCCTCGGCGTCTACGAGCGCCTGGAAGAGGTGCCGATCCCCCAGCTCATCGAGTCCGGCGTACAGGTTGCACTGGGGGCCGATGATCCGCTGCTGTTCGGTTCCCGCCTCGGCGCCCAGTACGAGTCGGCCCGCAACGAGCACGCGCTGGACGATGCGGCGCTGGCCGGGCTGGCCCGCGCCTCCATCACCGGGAGCCGGGCTACCCCGGCCATCAAACGCGCAGCACGCGCCGGCATCGACTCCTGGCTGGCAGCCGACGACGGCCAGGCGTAAGCGGCGACAATCCCGCAGAACGAGCAGGCAAGGAGCAGGCAGCCACCAACGGTCGCGGAAATACCACGCCGCCGCGTGCAGTCCGCTGCGTCTACAACTCCAACCCAACCAACACCGGCTCGTTGACCAAGCGGATGCCGAAGGCCGCCTGCACGCCGTCGCGAATCTCCCGGGCCAGGGCGACGACCTCCTGCGCCGTGGCACCGCCCCGGTTCGTCACCGCCAGAGCATGTTTACTCGACAGTGCAGCTGTGCCCGGCATTCCGTATCCCTTGGTGAAGCCGGCCCGATCGATCAGCCAGGCTGCGCTGGTCTTGAGCTGGCCGGGGGCGCCCTCTACTGCGTATTGCGGCGGCTCCACCTGGCTGCCGAGCCGTTGGGCAACCCGGTCGCGCAGCTGCGCGAACTGCTGCTGATCGAGAATGGGGTTGGTGAAGAACGATCCGCAACTCCAGGAGTCATGATCCTGCTCGTCCAGGACCATTCCCCGGCGGCGACGCTGCGCCAGCACGGCTTCTCGAGCCTCGGCCAGGGGAACTCGCGCGCCGAGCTCCACATCCAACCCTCGGGCCAGGTCGGCGTAGGCGATGGGGCGCGACAGATCGGCGATCTCGAGATGGAATTGCACCTCCAGCACGACGAAGCGCGGACTGGCCGTACCCAGCCACCCCGGCGCGCCCGGCATCACCGCTCTCTTAAAGCGGGAATGCCGGTAGGAGAAGTCGCATTCGGCATTGCTGAACGTGCGAACCTGCCCGCGCGCGCGGTCCCAGGTGCGCACCCGAGCGATGCTGTGCGCCACCTCCTGGCCGTACGCGCCGACATTCTGAACCGGGGTGGAGCCGACGCATCCAGGGATCCCTGACAGCGCTTCCACACCGGCCCAGCCTTGGGAAACGGTGTAGGCGACGAAGTCGTCCCACGGCTCTCCGGCCGCGACATCGACGAGTACTCCCCCGCACAGGTCGGCGGTGTCGGAACGGATCCCGCGCGAGGCGACCTGCACTGTGGTGCCGGGCACACCCTCGTCAGCGACGACGAGGTTGGAGCCGCCCGAGAAGACCATCAACGGCTCTGAAGCGTCATCGACCTCCCGTACGACGTCGACCACCTCATCGGTGCTCTCCGCCCGAACGAAACGCTCAGCCAGCCCGCCGACCCGCATCGTCGTGCACGTCGCTAGCGCTACAGAATGCTCTGACACGTCCACCTCTCAGCCCAGTTCCACGGTCGCCCGGGCTCGCCCGAGCACTTTGACCCCCGCGTGGGTGACCGTGAGGTCTACCACCGCACGCCGCTCGTCTACGTCCACCTTCGTCACTCGCCCCGCCACTTCGATGACGGCACCCTCGTCGCCCACCGGCACCGGCGCAACGAACTTGCAGCCGTATTCGCGCACTGCAGCAGCCCCCGCCCAGGCAGAGACGACCTCGATGGCTACCCCCATCGTGAACATCCCGTGCGCGATAACACCCGGCAGCCCCACTGAGGTGGCAAAGGACTCGTTCCAGTGAATCGGGTTGCGGTCCCCGCTCGCCGCGGCGTACTCCACCAGGCGCTCACGCGAGACGCGAATCGTTGCCCCCGGCAATTCGTGGCCGACCTGGACCGAACTCGCCGACGGCGGCACCGTCCGGGCTTCGGATGTGGACCCGCTCATGACTCTTCCCCTCTGACGACGAGGCTGGAGGTGACCGTCGAGCGAGGCGCTCCCTCGGAGGTAGCCAGTTCGACGCGGGTGCCGACCAGGGCGTTACCAGCCACCTCGCGCACCCGATCAACGTGCAGCCTGGCCACGATCTCCTCGCCTGCGACGAGGGGAGCATGGTGGAGGAACTTCTCCTCGCCGTGCACCACCCGGCTGAAGTCGATGCCAGCTTCTGGGTCCAGCATGAGTTGCGCCTCAGCGCGCTGGGCAATGACCACGGCGAAGGTCGGCGGCGCGATCACGTCGGCGTACCCGGCTTGCCGCGCGGCTGCTACGTCGAAATGCACGGGGTCGGTGGCACCGACCGCCCGGGCAAAATCGCGGACATGCTCTCGCCCGACCGCAAAAGACTCACACGGGGGGTAGCTGCGACCTTCAAAGGTGGCGTTGACCGGCATGGGCGAAACCCTATGCCAGGGCAGCGACATCGCTCACCCCGCCGCGCCTGAGCATCAGCGGCCACGACCGGTAGGCGGCTTCCAGTCGCCGATCCCACCCGCAGCTCACCGCCGTCGGCTGATCGGCCGATCACGCAACGCGAAGCGGCCCCACCGACAGGATCGGTGAGGCCGCTTCGACTGCGCAGTTATGCGAAGAAGATCAACGAGTTTCCTTGTGGGCGGTGTGCTTGCCGCACTTGGGGCAGAACTTCGACAGCTCGATGCGGTCGGGGTTGTTCCGCCGGTTCTTCTTCGTGATGTAGTTGCGGTCCTTGCAGTCCGCGCACGCCAGGGTGATCTTGGGGCGGACGTCGGTGGTCTTGCTGGCCACGGCACTACCTGTCTTTCGCGTCGGGGTTTGCTGCTGGCGGCCGCGCGCGAGGCAGCGGACACAACGACTTACCAGATTACGCGATGATGGCCCGAAAGCCCTCATCGCGCTGGTAGCGAGGGCGGGACTCGAACCCGCGACACCACGATTATGAGTCGTGTGCTCTAACCACCTGAGCTACCCCGCCAAGGGCGGCCTAAGCTGACCACGTTGGTGATCAGCCGGTTGGCCAGACCTGAGCCCCGATAGGGAATCGAACCCTAGACCTTCTCCTTACCATGGAGACGCTCTGCCGACTGAGCTATCGGGGCACCCGAGGCAACCTCGGTGGCGACGCTACGCAGAACGTTCAAAGAACGTCCGCGCGGCAACGCCTGGATGACGATACACGTTTCAGTGGCTGGGTACGAAATCGGGTGTCGACGCTGCCAGAAACGTTCTTTTTCAGACCCCGGCGAGCCCGGACAGACAGGCCGCGCACGGCAGGCCGCTCAGTCGTCGATGCCGCGCGCAACCAGGGCTTCCCCGACCCGCTCCGCGTGCCGCACCGTGCGTACGACGAACGGCACGAGCAGCGCCCGAGGACTGCGTTCGAGCCCACGAGCTCGCCGCGCCTGCCCGCATTCGGTCAGGGTGCGCGCCACGACGGGCACCGCG
Protein-coding regions in this window:
- the secE gene encoding preprotein translocase subunit SecE — its product is MSSNGSTTARQAMPAPARRNRDGNVVSRFFGAIGLFISQVLDEMRKVVRPTRKELTTYTTVVIVFVVVIMLFVLGLDTLFTKLVFWVFAGS
- a CDS encoding MaoC/PaaZ C-terminal domain-containing protein; this encodes MSGSTSEARTVPPSASSVQVGHELPGATIRVSRERLVEYAAASGDRNPIHWNESFATSVGLPGVIAHGMFTMGVAIEVVSAWAGAAAVREYGCKFVAPVPVGDEGAVIEVAGRVTKVDVDERRAVVDLTVTHAGVKVLGRARATVELG
- a CDS encoding FAS1-like dehydratase domain-containing protein: MPVNATFEGRSYPPCESFAVGREHVRDFARAVGATDPVHFDVAAARQAGYADVIAPPTFAVVIAQRAEAQLMLDPEAGIDFSRVVHGEEKFLHHAPLVAGEEIVARLHVDRVREVAGNALVGTRVELATSEGAPRSTVTSSLVVRGEES
- the rpmG gene encoding 50S ribosomal protein L33 — protein: MASKTTDVRPKITLACADCKDRNYITKKNRRNNPDRIELSKFCPKCGKHTAHKETR
- a CDS encoding UDP-N-acetylmuramate dehydrogenase produces the protein MSEHSVALATCTTMRVGGLAERFVRAESTDEVVDVVREVDDASEPLMVFSGGSNLVVADEGVPGTTVQVASRGIRSDTADLCGGVLVDVAAGEPWDDFVAYTVSQGWAGVEALSGIPGCVGSTPVQNVGAYGQEVAHSIARVRTWDRARGQVRTFSNAECDFSYRHSRFKRAVMPGAPGWLGTASPRFVVLEVQFHLEIADLSRPIAYADLARGLDVELGARVPLAEAREAVLAQRRRRGMVLDEQDHDSWSCGSFFTNPILDQQQFAQLRDRVAQRLGSQVEPPQYAVEGAPGQLKTSAAWLIDRAGFTKGYGMPGTAALSSKHALAVTNRGGATAQEVVALAREIRDGVQAAFGIRLVNEPVLVGLEL
- a CDS encoding adenosine deaminase, with product MSRPVHRLPKAHLHLHFTGSMRFITLLELADLHGVRLPRALVDDWPPTLSGRDERGWFRFQRLYDAARSCVRSEQDMRRIVREAAQDDAAEGSAWLEMQVDPTSYAPHVGGLIPALEIVLDEAKVASAEEGIGVGIIVAASRTRHPLDARTLARLAARYAGDEPGSVVGFGLSNDERRGHVEDFAHAFRIARKAGLALVPHGGELLGPEAVRATLDSIHPDRIGHGVRSVEDPALLHELAQRGVTLEVCPGSNVGLGVYERLEEVPIPQLIESGVQVALGADDPLLFGSRLGAQYESARNEHALDDAALAGLARASITGSRATPAIKRAARAGIDSWLAADDGQA